TTTTTATTGGGAAAATAAGCCGCATATTTAACAAAAGTCCCTTCAGGATGTTTTAAAGCCGCATTTATTATCATTTGAACGATTTTTTGGCCATTTCTTTCAATATTCCATCTATTTTGACCTATAAAAGCATGATTTATATGATAAATCGTATTTCCTTTAGAATCAAATATAAATATATACCCGTTATCCGGCCATCTGAATTTATCCATTACATTTCTTATAAGTAAAACAGTATTATTTTTATCTAAAGTATGATTTTTATATAACGCATCAATTACATTAAACGTTAAATCAATTCTTTGTTTAGTTGTATATTTTAAGTTTTTAAAAAATTCTTCTTCAGTCTGTTTAAGTTCTTTCTCGAAAGTATGTTTTATCGTATAAATTGTTCCGATGCTAATTAATATAATAGAAATTAAAACCGAAATTACCGGTAAGGCTATTATTAGCTTCGGTATAAGTTTCGATTTGTTTTTATGCATTTTTCCAATCTTTCTTTTTCAAGTATTATAGCATTAAATGTTAAATTAAAAATATCTGATATAATTTTAATAAAAATCAAAAGGTTAAAAATGATATTGATTGCCGGGCCATGTGTTATCGAAAGCAGGGAACAGATTTTCAAAATTGCAGAATATTTAAAACCGTACAATGAAAAATACGATTTTTATTTCAAAGCAAGTTACGACAAAGCAAACAGAACATCATTAAACAGTTACAGAGGCCCTGGGATTGATAAAGGTTTGGAAATATTAAATGAAGTAAAAGAAAAATTCGGTTACAAACTTTTAACAGACGTACATGAAACATGGCAAGTTAAAAAAGCCGCTGAGGTAGTAGACGTACTTCAGATTCCGGCATTTTTGTGCAGACAGACTGATCTTTTGGTGGAAGCTGCAAAAACAGATAAAGTAGTAAATATTAAAAAAGGGCAGTTTATGAATCCTGCCGATATGAAATATTCGGTTCTTAAAGTGTTACAAACAAGAGGATGTAACGAAGCAACTTACGAAAACTCCCTAAAACACAAAGTGTGGCTTACTGAAAGAGGTACGACGTTCGGATACGGAAACCTTGTAGTAGATATGAGAAGTCTTTATATAATGAGAGAATATGCTCCTGTAATTTTCGACGCAACACATGCGGTTCAGATGCCTGGCGGAGCAGGAGGCAAAAGCAGTGGAAAAAGAGAATACGTACCTGTTTTAAGCCGTGCGGCTGCTGCTGTAGGTATAGACGGATTTTTCTTTGAAACACACTATAATCCGGATGAAGCATTAAGTGACGGTCCTAATATGATAACTCCGGAAACTTTGGAAAAAACGCTTAAAGAAATAGATTGTATAAATAAATGCTAAGGAGAACTAATGAAAACGATAGAAGGTAATTTACAATTAAAAGGAAATGAAAAAATAGCTATTATTGCAAGCAGATTTAATCACTTAATTACAGATAGATTGGTAGAAGGTGCAAAAGATGCATTTTTAAGAAACGGTGGTAAAGAAGAAAATATTGAGCTTATTTTGGTTCCTGGAGCATTTGAACTTCCTTTCGGGCTAAAAAGAGCTATAAAAACAGGCAAATATGACGGGATTGTTTGTGTCGGAGCGGTGATTAGAGGAGCTACACCTCATTTTGATTATGTAGCTGCTGAAGCCACAAAAGGTATAGCAAATACCACTCTTCAGGCTGATATTCCGGTTACATTCGGCCTTTTGACTACTGATACTATAGAGCAAGCAATTGAAAGAGCCGGAACAAAAGCCGGAAACAAAGGTTTCGAGGCAATGCTCGGTTTAATAGAAATGATTAATTTATATAAGGAACTTTAATGGCTACTATAACACACGCAAGAGAAGCGGTAATTCAAACCCTTTATGCACAAGAAATGGGAAATGATCAGGCAATTGAACAGTTTGATGAAATATTAAAAGATAAAAAAGTCAAAGGTTCAAAAGCTGAATTTGCAAAAAAACTTTTAAAAGGCGTATCAGAACATATTGACAAAATTGACGAAATAATAAAAAATCATCTTATTGACTGGGATTTCGAAAGGCTTGATAAAGTTGACAAACAAATCTTAAGAGTGGGTATTTATGAAATACTGTATACTGACACTCCTTATCAAATTGTTATAGATGAAGCAGTAAAAATTGCTAAAAATTTCTCCGAAGATAAAGCCAAAAGTTTTATAAACGGAATTCTTGATAGAGTTGCCAAGGAAAAAATGAGTAATGAGTAAAATTGAAAACCTAAAAGGGAAAATACTCAAACATAATACTTTTTCTATCTTTATAATTCTTACATTCATTACAATTTTTTCTTTCCTTATTACTTATATCATCATATATGAAAAATATCAAAGCGAAATTGATATGATAAAAAATAACTACATAGAAAATCAAAAAAACATGATGAAACATCAGGTTAATAATATTATTAACCTTATCGAAACATTAAGAACTGCTAAAACTCAAAACGTTAAAGATGAATTAAAAACAGTAAATATAACTTCCGCAAAAATTTTAGAACTTTCAGCAAAAAATAAATATTTTCCCATATTATCTCAATTAGATAATCAGCACGAATGTATGTCTTTTACACTTAGTGACTTAAATGCCAATTTGATATATACAAAAACATCCGATTATAATAAAACAAAAAGAATGAATTTAATAAAAAAACTATTAAAAGAAAATAAAAACAGCGATTATTTTATTCATAAAACACCAAAAGGCACTAAAATCACCTATCAACATATTTTTAACAATTTTTTACTTACAACTTTCACATATCAAGCTATTATTGATAAATTTGTAAAAAATAGAATTATTCAAGTAATTTACAATATCAGATTCGGGCCGAAAAACAACGGGTATATTTCAGTAGCTGAAATTCTAAATTACAAAGGCGGAAAAAATTTCGCCAAAGTTGTGGCTCTTCCGGTTAAACCTTCAATGGTAGGAAAACTATTAAGTGATGATAAAAAAGACGCAAAAGGTAAACTTTATAGAAAAGAATACCTTAAAATTGCAAATACGACCGGTGAAGGCTTTGTTAGTTATTGGTTTTACAAATATTCAGACAAGATTATAAGACCCAAAATTTCTTATGTAAAATTATATAAACCATGGAACTGGCTTATTTTTACAAGTGTTTTCATAGATGATATTGATAACGTTTTATCAAAAAAAGAAGCAATGTTTAAACAAGAAATAAAAAAACTTGTAATTTTTTATATTGCTCTTTATTTGGTTATTTTCTTAATTACGATTTTTATAGTTAGAAGAGAAAATGGGATTATAAAGTCCATTATAGATGAATTTGAACGTAAACTACAAGAAAAAAGCATTCTCCTTGAACATTTAAACAAAAACTTAATGAATGAAGTAATTAGAAAAACAGACGAACTTACTAAAAATATGTTTACCGACAATTTAACAAATCTACCAAATAGAGAAAAACTTATTAACGATTTTAAAGATAAGTATATTGCAATTATAAATATTGATGACTTCAAGGAAATAAACGACTTTTTCGGTGTTAATGAAGGTGATAAACTGATAAAAGAGTTTGGAGAGTTTTTAAACAGTATTGATAAAACATATAAACTTTCAGCAGATGAGTACGCAATAATTGATGATAAGCCAGCAAAATTAAAACACAAAGCAACAGAAATTATAAATAAATTAAAAAATAAAAAATTTAAAATCGGTAATGATGAAATTAAAATAAATATTACAGTAGGTATTGGTGAAACTCTCGCACAAGCGGACACAGCATTAAAATACGCCAAAAAAAGAAAGAAACAGATTATAGTTTACAATAAAAATCTTCCTATACTAAAAGAATTTGAAGAAAATTTAAAATGGAAAAAAATTATAAACGAAGCCATAGAAAATAATAATGTTATTCCTTATATTCAAGCAATAATAGACAATAAAACAAAAAAAATAAAAAAATATGAATGTTTAATGAGAATAAAACATGAAGGAAAAATATTTACACCATATTATTTTTTAGAAATAGCTAAAAAAACCCATCAATATGAAACATTGCAAAAAATAATAATAGAAAAATGTTTTAAGAAGTTTTCAAAACTTCCATATAATTTTTCAATAAATCTTTCATTAAGAGACTTAAAAAACGAACAATTTATAAAATACCTTATTAAGAAAATAGAAAAATATAACGTGGCAGAAAAATTAACTATAGAATTATTGGAAGATGAGGAAATGATTTCAGATAAAAAAATAAATGAGATCATTCATCAACTCTCAAAAATGGGAGTAAAAATCGCTATTGACGATTTTGGTAGCGGATATTCCAATTTTGTATATTTAATTAAAAACCTTCCAATTAATACAATTAAAATTGATGGAACACTCGTTAAAGATATTATCAATGATGAAAAATTAAAAAAGCTTCTTAAAAAGATTGTAGAAATCGCAAAAGAGTTTAATTTTGAAACAATTGCAGAGTTTGTTGAAAATGAGGAACTATATATAGAACTTCTTCATTTAGATGTGGATGCTTCACAAGGATATCACTTTTCTAAACCTTTTGATATAGAAGAGCTGAAATAGCTCTTCTCTTTTAATTTATTTTAAAATTTCCGGCTTAAACTCGTCTATTAATTTATTTTTGTCAATTTTCAATAAATCTTTTTCCACTAATCTATAAATTTTAGAACTATTTTTTAAATAAGATAAAACATCGTTTGCTATAGGTTTAGGAAGTGATAAAAACACTTTTTTTTCACCATACTGTTCTATTAACATATCTATATCTTCAGCTACTGCTTTTACAGCTTCTTTATATATTTCTGCTTTTAAATTATGATTTTCACCGCTGAAAGCCCTGTTTAAAAATCCTGGTTTATTAGCGCCTTCAATTCCTGTTACCAAATCCTGAACTTTTTTATGAGCCTGAACAATATCAATAGCAGTTATTAAATCAAGTTTTACCTCATTAGGTTTAAGCCCTGCTTCCGCTTCCGGAGTTCTTGGGTTAGCTTTATATGCTTTAATTTCTCCAAGAGTAGCAACAATTACTAAATCTCCTACTTTCATACCGTCTCCTTTTAATTTTGTATATTAATTATACATCAAAAAGTAGGTAATTTCCAATTTTTCTTATGCGCAATTATCCTTATTATCACTCCTATAATTAAAATTAATATAATCATTTGGTCAGAAATACCAAAAACATATAAAAAAACACTTACAAATATGCTTACACTCCCATAAAAGTTTTCTTTTAAAATAAACGGTATTTTATTTATTAAAATATCCCTTATCATACCACCGCCAACAGCGGTAATTAACGC
This genomic interval from Nautilia profundicola AmH contains the following:
- the kdsA gene encoding 3-deoxy-8-phosphooctulonate synthase; translation: MILIAGPCVIESREQIFKIAEYLKPYNEKYDFYFKASYDKANRTSLNSYRGPGIDKGLEILNEVKEKFGYKLLTDVHETWQVKKAAEVVDVLQIPAFLCRQTDLLVEAAKTDKVVNIKKGQFMNPADMKYSVLKVLQTRGCNEATYENSLKHKVWLTERGTTFGYGNLVVDMRSLYIMREYAPVIFDATHAVQMPGGAGGKSSGKREYVPVLSRAAAAVGIDGFFFETHYNPDEALSDGPNMITPETLEKTLKEIDCINKC
- the ribE gene encoding 6,7-dimethyl-8-ribityllumazine synthase, translated to MKTIEGNLQLKGNEKIAIIASRFNHLITDRLVEGAKDAFLRNGGKEENIELILVPGAFELPFGLKRAIKTGKYDGIVCVGAVIRGATPHFDYVAAEATKGIANTTLQADIPVTFGLLTTDTIEQAIERAGTKAGNKGFEAMLGLIEMINLYKEL
- the nusB gene encoding transcription antitermination factor NusB → MATITHAREAVIQTLYAQEMGNDQAIEQFDEILKDKKVKGSKAEFAKKLLKGVSEHIDKIDEIIKNHLIDWDFERLDKVDKQILRVGIYEILYTDTPYQIVIDEAVKIAKNFSEDKAKSFINGILDRVAKEKMSNE
- a CDS encoding EAL domain-containing protein; amino-acid sequence: MSKIENLKGKILKHNTFSIFIILTFITIFSFLITYIIIYEKYQSEIDMIKNNYIENQKNMMKHQVNNIINLIETLRTAKTQNVKDELKTVNITSAKILELSAKNKYFPILSQLDNQHECMSFTLSDLNANLIYTKTSDYNKTKRMNLIKKLLKENKNSDYFIHKTPKGTKITYQHIFNNFLLTTFTYQAIIDKFVKNRIIQVIYNIRFGPKNNGYISVAEILNYKGGKNFAKVVALPVKPSMVGKLLSDDKKDAKGKLYRKEYLKIANTTGEGFVSYWFYKYSDKIIRPKISYVKLYKPWNWLIFTSVFIDDIDNVLSKKEAMFKQEIKKLVIFYIALYLVIFLITIFIVRRENGIIKSIIDEFERKLQEKSILLEHLNKNLMNEVIRKTDELTKNMFTDNLTNLPNREKLINDFKDKYIAIINIDDFKEINDFFGVNEGDKLIKEFGEFLNSIDKTYKLSADEYAIIDDKPAKLKHKATEIINKLKNKKFKIGNDEIKINITVGIGETLAQADTALKYAKKRKKQIIVYNKNLPILKEFEENLKWKKIINEAIENNNVIPYIQAIIDNKTKKIKKYECLMRIKHEGKIFTPYYFLEIAKKTHQYETLQKIIIEKCFKKFSKLPYNFSINLSLRDLKNEQFIKYLIKKIEKYNVAEKLTIELLEDEEMISDKKINEIIHQLSKMGVKIAIDDFGSGYSNFVYLIKNLPINTIKIDGTLVKDIINDEKLKKLLKKIVEIAKEFNFETIAEFVENEELYIELLHLDVDASQGYHFSKPFDIEELK